A part of Rosettibacter firmus genomic DNA contains:
- a CDS encoding CsgG/HfaB family protein — MKYTLRTFLLVIFCTSILSAQTFKVIVNRFEDRTGRISKTEGEVKASSQVGAIAGRTGESSIGGVAAASGQASGSRLESEKGDLGYQASDVFTTELVKTGKFKVLDFSLFERKLSEIQSGDIVEAAKLIGAHFLLSGNISEAGIAEKGGSILGFGGKAVEGKVRINITLTNTTTGEIVLSETAQGTETQGGVTLFGSDVGAKKDLGLLLSAALKSAADSCVKKIEKVVGDLSNYPIECDVALSEGIVYLGKGKDDGISVGDEFEIIGVGKTIKIGSKVIEEKIKKGIIRVNEVSQDYATALPNGIDIVEGDKAVKIVKK, encoded by the coding sequence ATGAAATATACATTAAGAACTTTTTTGTTAGTAATATTTTGTACTTCTATTCTATCAGCTCAAACTTTCAAAGTTATCGTTAATAGATTTGAAGATCGAACAGGAAGAATCTCTAAAACTGAAGGAGAAGTAAAAGCAAGTTCTCAAGTAGGAGCAATTGCTGGAAGAACTGGAGAATCTTCAATTGGTGGTGTTGCCGCAGCAAGTGGGCAAGCAAGTGGATCGCGTCTTGAATCAGAAAAAGGAGACCTTGGATATCAAGCATCTGATGTTTTTACAACTGAACTTGTTAAAACAGGTAAATTCAAAGTATTGGACTTTAGCTTGTTTGAAAGAAAATTAAGTGAAATACAAAGTGGAGATATTGTAGAAGCTGCAAAATTAATCGGAGCTCATTTTTTACTTTCTGGAAATATAAGTGAAGCTGGGATAGCTGAAAAAGGTGGTAGCATTTTAGGATTTGGTGGAAAAGCAGTAGAAGGTAAAGTAAGAATAAATATAACTCTTACTAATACAACTACTGGTGAAATTGTTCTTTCTGAAACTGCTCAGGGAACAGAAACTCAAGGTGGGGTTACTTTATTTGGAAGTGATGTTGGTGCTAAAAAAGATTTAGGACTTCTTCTTTCTGCGGCATTAAAATCAGCTGCTGATAGCTGTGTAAAAAAAATTGAAAAAGTTGTTGGCGATTTATCTAATTATCCAATCGAATGTGATGTTGCATTAAGTGAGGGCATTGTTTATTTAGGAAAAGGTAAAGACGATGGTATTTCTGTAGGTGATGAATTTGAAATTATTGGTGTTGGCAAAACAATTAAAATTGGTTCGAAAGTTATTGAAGAAAAAATTAAAAAAGGTATAATTCGTGTTAATGAAGTATCGCAAGATTACGCGACAGCTTTACCTAATGGGATTGATATTGTAGAGGGTGATAAAGCAGTAAAAATTGTGAAAAAGTAA